CGCCCTCCCCGCATTTAAAGCGTCTGTATGGGGGAATAAAGAGGCTGTATGACCATCATCACCCATGCCCAGTAAAATTAGATCAAAGGTGGGGAAACCTTCTTCCTGCCCAAAAAAAGCCCGTATTTCCCCTTCATGACGTTGGGCATCAAGGGCGGGATTGTTACCCATGGTGGGCATGGGGTGGATATTTTCGGGAGGAATTGGTACATGATTTAGCCATGCTTCCCGTGCCATTTTTTCGTTACTATCGGGGTGGGTAGGTGGCACATAGCGCTCATCACCCCAAAAAACATGAATTTTATCCCAAGGTAAAGCAGTTTGGGCCATGGCTTCATAAATTGGTTTTGGTGTACTACCCCCCGCCAGAGCAATGGTGCAACGGTGACGGGCGCTGGTAATACTTTTGATCTTATCAATTATAAATTCTTGAGCTAATTGGATTAACTCACTTTTATTTTTAGCAACTCTGACATCTCTCATGGGAATTATGAATTATGAATTATGAATTATAAATTATGAATTATGAATTATTATCCCCCTCTGCTTCTCTTCATCCTCTATTTTATCTGGCAATGAATGACCAATAAAACCATATTAAGGTAAAAATAACTAACCACCACCAACAAGCCCAACTAAAATAACGATACCATTTATTAGGTCTAGCGCCCTTCGGCGTTAATTTTCCCGATATTAATTTTAAATTGAAATAACCGATGACGGGCGCTGCTAAAAAAGACAAACCCGAAGCAAAATCAACTAAAATAGTGAAACTTTGACCTGCTAAAAAAATTAAAATTGATAAAGCAATCAAAGGAATAATGAATAAAGATAAACGATAAATATTTGATTGAATATGAGCCTTTTTTTCACTAGGAAAATGCTCTTCCCACAATGCTAACATCACCCTCGGATAAGCGTCAGTTACCGCTAAAGTAGTGCTAAACATAGTAATTAGAGCCGTAATAGCGATGAAGGGCGCACTCCACCCCCCCAAAGTTTTACTGTAAATTTCGATTAATTGTACCGAAAATAGAACACTACTATCAGAAAAAGTTTCGCCACTGCCAAACATCACCAGCGCCCCTAACACAAAGAAAAATAAGCCAATAATTCCAGCAGAAATATAGCCTAAATTAAAATCAAAATTAGCCTCTTTTAGAGTCGGAGAATAATTAGTTTGTAGAGCTCTTTCTCCAGTCCAAATTGAATGCCACACCGAAGCATCAAGAGGAATGGGCATCCATCCCATAAATGCAATGGCAAAAGCAATACCCGGCGCATTCCAATAAGAAGGAGGAGTTATGGATACAGTATCTCGAACATTTGTACCACCCAGCGCCCCTAACACAGCGATTACAGTTAGAATAGTTAACAAAGAAACAATTACTTTCATTGTGACATCTAAAACACCATAGCGCCCGATATAAAGTAAGCAGACACAAAGAGCTAAAATTAAAGCACTCCAAACCGTGGCACTCCAACCAAGTCGAAATAATTGTTCAGCTAACCCAGCCGTCACCACCGTTACCGCCGCCTGAATAATAAACATCGTGCCAACGGTGATAACAATATAACTCCAGTAAGCAAAACGCCCCATTTGTCGATAACCAGTGATCAAATTTTGTCCCGTTGCCGCCGCATAACGGGGGCCAAATTCTAAAAAAGGATACTTGCTAACAATAGCCAGAATCAACAACCAGAGGAGTGAGAAACCGTAATCAGCGCCCGCTCTCGTTGCCTGTACAAGGTGAGAAACGCCAATGGCTGCTCCCGCCATCAAAATACCCGGACCTATAGCCAGAAGTTGATTAGAAAGAGATGTTTTAGTTTTAGTCATAGTTCAAAAAAAGATAGCTTAACGTAACATTTTACCTATGTTACTTACTTATACTTTTTATTCTTTTTTTCGGAGCGCTTCACCATATTTTCACTATCAAAAAATTCAAATTATCTGAATTAGATGGTTTAATCTAATTTCTCATCAAAACCCAGTGCCTTCCACCTTCAACAAAAAACCCGTTAACATCCCCCTTTTATCACTATCCGAAAACATTTGCCATTCTTAGATTCCAAGACTTTTACGGGTATATGATTTTAATACTTTTTATGTGAGTAAGTCTTGATGAGAAACTGGTGATATGAGGATAACGAATTATCATCTTGTTTATTACCTATAGCAATCCGTTTTGATTTGTGAGAATTTAATGAAAAACGATTCTCCCCTCGCCCTCTGGGAGATGGGTTGGAGTGAGAGCAGATAGTATTATGTTGTCATGACTGATTTCTGACTGCTATATTGTCTTTTTAAAAAACTTAATTACCACAATTGATTTAGTATTGCCATATAATTTTAACTCTAAAGTATCTAGTATTTATACCATGCTATAATAGAGAGTATGTGTTAATTTTAAAATTATTTGAAAAACATAATTTAATAAGCAAAATTGATCGTTAACGATACCATGAGAGCTTTATTAGTAGAAGATGACAGAAAAACAGCTTCTTTGATTCAATCCTACTTAACTACAGAATTAGAGACAGTAGATATTATTGAAAGTGGAGAAAAAATTATTGAGTTAATTGAAACAAATAATTACGATTTATTAATTTTAGATGTTCTTTTACAAAAAAAAAATGGTATTGATATTTGTAGAGAAATACGTCAAGCTGAATTAACTATTAAAATTTTATTTGTTACGGCACTACAAAGTCAACAAGATAAAATTCGTGCTTTTGAGTCGGGTGCTGATGATTATTTGATTAAACCTTTTGATTTTCAGGAATTACTATTAAGAGTTAAGGCATTAATTAACCGTCAAAATAAAGCTAAAACTCAGATTATTAAGTGGGAAAATATTGTCATGGATTTAGAAAAAAAAGAAGTCCAATATTTAGGTAAAACCATGAGTTTAACACCTACTGAATTTGATATTTTACAAACCTTTTTGCAGTCTCCCCGACAAGTTTTTGAAGTTGATCACATTATTGATAAAATATGGAATATGGAAACTATTCCTACTCATAGCACTTTTAGGTCTCATATCAAAAGTTTACGGCGGAAAATAGAACAATATGGCGGTAGAAGAGATACAATTCAAACAGTTTATGGTATGGGTTATCGTCTTTGTGAATTAGAAAATAGCTCAAGTATTATTAAAAATGAGACTCTTTCACAAAAAGGAGAAAATAATGATTTAGATACTTTCATTGCTGAATTATGGGCACAAAGTAAACCAGAAATTGAAGTAGATTTCAACATATTAAATAATTATATTAATAAAATAGATTCAAATATCGATCAAGAAACCGCCGT
The window above is part of the Cyanobacterium sp. T60_A2020_053 genome. Proteins encoded here:
- the pgl gene encoding 6-phosphogluconolactonase is translated as MRDVRVAKNKSELIQLAQEFIIDKIKSITSARHRCTIALAGGSTPKPIYEAMAQTALPWDKIHVFWGDERYVPPTHPDSNEKMAREAWLNHVPIPPENIHPMPTMGNNPALDAQRHEGEIRAFFGQEEGFPTFDLILLGMGDDGHTASLFPHTDALNAGRALVTVGNKGDSLRLTFTASLINQADCVVFLVSGENKINALTQVFSDDADTNQYPSKLIQPQGELIWFIDQVINN
- a CDS encoding Nramp family divalent metal transporter; translated protein: MTKTKTSLSNQLLAIGPGILMAGAAIGVSHLVQATRAGADYGFSLLWLLILAIVSKYPFLEFGPRYAAATGQNLITGYRQMGRFAYWSYIVITVGTMFIIQAAVTVVTAGLAEQLFRLGWSATVWSALILALCVCLLYIGRYGVLDVTMKVIVSLLTILTVIAVLGALGGTNVRDTVSITPPSYWNAPGIAFAIAFMGWMPIPLDASVWHSIWTGERALQTNYSPTLKEANFDFNLGYISAGIIGLFFFVLGALVMFGSGETFSDSSVLFSVQLIEIYSKTLGGWSAPFIAITALITMFSTTLAVTDAYPRVMLALWEEHFPSEKKAHIQSNIYRLSLFIIPLIALSILIFLAGQSFTILVDFASGLSFLAAPVIGYFNLKLISGKLTPKGARPNKWYRYFSWACWWWLVIFTLIWFYWSFIAR